The Coleofasciculus sp. FACHB-T130 genome window below encodes:
- a CDS encoding N-acetyltransferase gives MNLTIRKEVTSDVADIKALTTAAFLNAAHTSHTEQLIVDALRNSGNLTVSLVAEVNGQIVGHVAVSPVSISDGSQDWYGLGPISVAPEHQGIGIGSQLMKQALATLRELGAGGCVLLGEPKYYNRFGFRSQPNLVLPDVPPEYFQAISFGARIPSGVVSFHESFSVQS, from the coding sequence ATGAATCTAACAATCCGAAAAGAAGTTACTTCTGATGTGGCGGACATCAAGGCATTGACAACTGCCGCATTTCTCAATGCCGCCCATACTAGCCACACTGAGCAGTTGATTGTTGATGCCTTGCGTAACTCAGGGAACTTGACAGTTTCTCTCGTTGCCGAGGTGAATGGACAAATCGTTGGTCATGTTGCTGTGTCCCCGGTTTCCATTTCCGATGGGAGTCAGGATTGGTATGGACTCGGTCCGATCTCTGTCGCTCCGGAACATCAAGGCATTGGAATCGGGTCACAGCTTATGAAGCAGGCGTTGGCTACTCTACGCGAGCTTGGTGCAGGTGGATGTGTATTGCTTGGCGAACCAAAATACTACAACCGTTTTGGTTTCAGGAGCCAGCCAAATCTTGTTCTACCCGATGTCCCACCCGAATACTTCCAAGCGATTTCGTTCGGCGCACGGATACCCAGTGGAGTTGTCTCATTCCATGAGTCATTTAGCGTACAGAGCTAA
- a CDS encoding catalase-related domain-containing protein has translation MVADWYESHERDDYSQAGNLWRIFSENEKNRPAKAIAGALSGARQEIQTRKRQQ, from the coding sequence ATAGTTGCCGATTGGTATGAATCTCATGAGCGGGATGACTATAGCCAAGCTGGCAATCTCTGGCGAATCTTCTCTGAAAATGAAAAGAACCGTCCCGCAAAAGCGATCGCAGGAGCGCTGAGTGGAGCAAGGCAAGAGATCCAAACCAGAAAGAGGCAGCAATGA
- a CDS encoding NADP-dependent oxidoreductase, giving the protein MPNSTNQQILLKNRPVGEPKESDFALVETPIAEPREGEVLNRTIYLSLDPYMRGRMSDRESYASPAELGSVMVGGTVSQVVKSNHPQFSAGDFVLGYDGWQAYGVSKGEMLRKIDPNQAPISYALGITGMPGMTAYFALLDIGQPKAGETVVVSAASGAVGSVVGQIAKLKGCRVVGVAGSEAKCDYVVKELGFDACINRKTQDLSSALKDTCPNGIDVYFDNTAGPILEAVLQQINLGARIPLVGLISQYNAENPPPGPNLMPLLVKRALIKGFLVGDYQQRQAEFVNDVSQWLQEGKLKYKEDVVEGLENAPHAFIGLLQGKNFGKLIVKVSDDPTR; this is encoded by the coding sequence ATGCCTAATTCAACTAACCAACAAATCTTACTCAAAAACCGCCCAGTGGGGGAACCAAAAGAGAGTGATTTCGCCCTGGTGGAAACTCCAATCGCAGAACCAAGGGAAGGCGAAGTTCTCAACCGCACAATATACCTGTCCCTCGACCCCTATATGCGCGGACGTATGAGCGATCGCGAATCGTATGCTTCTCCAGCAGAATTGGGTTCCGTGATGGTCGGTGGCACAGTCAGCCAAGTCGTCAAATCCAACCATCCCCAATTCTCAGCCGGAGATTTTGTGCTGGGTTATGACGGCTGGCAAGCTTATGGCGTATCGAAAGGCGAAATGTTGCGTAAGATTGACCCCAACCAAGCCCCCATCTCCTATGCCTTGGGCATAACGGGGATGCCCGGAATGACGGCATATTTTGCGCTGCTTGATATTGGACAACCCAAAGCGGGCGAAACGGTTGTCGTTTCTGCTGCCTCTGGTGCAGTCGGTTCTGTAGTCGGTCAAATTGCTAAACTCAAAGGCTGTCGGGTAGTCGGGGTGGCTGGGAGTGAGGCGAAATGCGATTACGTCGTGAAAGAATTAGGGTTTGATGCCTGCATCAACCGCAAAACTCAAGACCTAAGTTCAGCATTAAAAGATACTTGTCCTAATGGAATTGATGTTTACTTTGACAATACGGCGGGGCCAATTTTAGAAGCCGTGTTGCAGCAGATTAATCTTGGGGCAAGAATCCCACTGGTTGGTTTAATCTCGCAGTACAACGCAGAAAATCCTCCTCCTGGCCCTAATTTGATGCCCCTGTTGGTTAAACGCGCTTTAATCAAAGGTTTTCTGGTCGGTGATTACCAACAGCGTCAGGCAGAGTTTGTAAATGATGTTTCTCAGTGGTTGCAGGAAGGCAAGCTCAAGTATAAAGAAGACGTTGTAGAGGGGTTGGAAAATGCTCCTCACGCTTTCATCGGTTTACTGCAAGGGAAAAACTTTGGCAAGCTGATTGTTAAAGTCAGTGACGATCCGACACGATGA
- a CDS encoding AIPR family protein: protein MSEIHLRQIKSYLQKTFNGLIDLSDYQNKSETDKESIFLTRSLAAFALMTLADISPQEASKSIVDGGQDNGIDSIYFDKREKVLYVLQSKWKHESKGGIKLEEVMKFVKGFRDLVNARYDRFNSKLNNKIKDIEESLNDAGTRFEVILVYSGQTSLAHEPQRELDDLLNEMNDPIDIVTKRIFNQSDIYNIISQGAKGYPIDLDVCLFDWGQTKEPYQSYYGQVSAREIADWWTNHSPRLFSSNIRFFLRDSEVNEGIFNSVRHDPEKFWYYNNGITALCSSIGKKPMGGSGRDTGIFECKDVKIVNGAQTVGSIARAYQNSPEQVEKAKVFIRFISLENCPEEFATEITRFNNTQNRIDRREFVSLDPEQERIKNELQLEGITYAYKSGESIPSGQKGFDLNEATISQACKHNDVGFAVRVKDKISSLWENIEKPPYKILFNPSINGSDVWKLVQILRIVDNKLLQEQKQRDGRERLFAVHGNRFILHLIYKGLPKDFFSSSSDLTSSQINEIEECTSKLLENVVSETNNLYLNSYPANIFRNITKCQEILGRILN from the coding sequence ATGAGTGAAATTCATTTACGTCAAATAAAGTCATATCTCCAGAAAACATTTAATGGTTTGATTGATTTATCGGACTATCAAAATAAATCAGAAACAGACAAAGAATCGATTTTCTTGACAAGAAGTTTAGCTGCATTTGCATTGATGACGCTAGCTGATATATCCCCGCAAGAAGCATCAAAATCAATAGTTGATGGTGGACAAGATAATGGTATAGATTCTATCTATTTTGACAAAAGAGAAAAGGTTTTGTATGTATTACAGTCAAAATGGAAGCATGAGAGTAAAGGAGGTATAAAATTAGAAGAAGTTATGAAGTTTGTTAAAGGTTTCAGGGATTTAGTTAATGCTAGATATGACAGATTCAATTCAAAACTAAACAATAAGATCAAAGATATTGAAGAATCACTTAATGATGCAGGAACAAGATTTGAAGTTATTCTTGTCTATTCAGGTCAAACTTCATTAGCGCATGAACCCCAAAGAGAACTTGATGACTTATTGAACGAGATGAATGACCCAATAGATATTGTAACCAAAAGAATTTTTAACCAGTCTGACATATATAATATAATATCTCAAGGAGCAAAAGGTTATCCTATAGATTTAGATGTTTGCCTTTTTGATTGGGGGCAAACAAAGGAACCATATCAATCGTATTATGGACAAGTTTCTGCTAGGGAAATAGCTGATTGGTGGACTAACCACTCCCCTAGATTGTTTTCTTCAAATATTAGGTTTTTCCTCAGAGATAGTGAAGTCAATGAAGGCATATTTAATTCAGTTAGACATGATCCAGAAAAATTTTGGTATTACAATAATGGAATAACAGCGTTATGTTCTAGCATTGGCAAAAAACCTATGGGGGGTAGTGGGAGAGATACAGGTATATTTGAGTGTAAAGATGTAAAGATAGTCAACGGCGCTCAAACTGTTGGTTCTATAGCAAGAGCATATCAAAATTCTCCTGAGCAAGTTGAAAAAGCAAAAGTTTTTATTCGTTTTATATCCCTAGAAAACTGTCCCGAAGAATTTGCTACAGAAATAACTAGATTCAATAATACTCAAAACAGAATTGACCGGCGAGAATTTGTCTCTCTCGATCCTGAACAAGAACGAATAAAAAACGAGCTTCAGCTAGAAGGAATTACTTACGCTTATAAATCAGGGGAATCAATTCCATCGGGACAAAAAGGGTTTGATCTGAACGAAGCTACGATTAGTCAAGCCTGCAAACATAATGATGTGGGATTTGCTGTGCGAGTAAAAGACAAAATTAGTTCGTTGTGGGAGAACATAGAAAAGCCTCCATACAAAATTTTATTTAATCCATCAATAAATGGTTCTGATGTGTGGAAATTAGTTCAAATCTTAAGAATAGTAGATAATAAATTATTACAAGAACAAAAACAACGAGATGGAAGGGAACGATTATTTGCAGTTCATGGTAATCGATTTATCCTACACCTTATTTATAAAGGTTTGCCAAAAGATTTTTTTAGTAGCTCATCTGATTTAACATCATCACAAATCAATGAAATTGAGGAATGCACTTCAAAGTTACTAGAAAATGTAGTAAGTGAAACAAACAATCTGTACTTAAATTCTTATCCAGCAAATATATTTAGAAATATAACAAAATGTCAAGAAATTCTTGGTAGAATTTTGAATTAA
- a CDS encoding nuclear transport factor 2 family protein — MSSIEDNKIIARRWFELINEHKIEDICEMTAPTWRMHGGPPELIPGPDGVRELFRTMGPIEQKWTIEDVIAEGDKVAVRAINTCVQDSFLGIPGRGQPQTFMATFIHWIADGKILETWRNADDLGRILQLGARIEPGTSEQ, encoded by the coding sequence ATGTCTTCTATCGAGGACAACAAAATAATTGCTCGGCGCTGGTTTGAACTCATCAACGAACACAAGATTGAGGATATCTGCGAGATGACTGCCCCGACTTGGAGGATGCATGGTGGTCCGCCAGAGCTTATCCCTGGACCGGACGGGGTTCGCGAACTCTTTCGGACAATGGGGCCTATCGAGCAGAAATGGACGATTGAAGACGTAATTGCTGAGGGTGACAAAGTTGCCGTGCGTGCGATCAACACCTGTGTCCAAGACAGTTTCCTTGGTATACCCGGTCGCGGTCAGCCTCAGACATTCATGGCTACGTTCATTCATTGGATTGCTGACGGCAAGATACTTGAAACTTGGCGAAACGCTGACGATCTCGGACGGATTCTTCAGCTTGGGGCACGGATTGAGCCGGGAACGTCTGAGCAGTAG
- a CDS encoding chemotaxis protein CheB, producing the protein MIKPEIVVIGASAGGMEALKKLLAQLPSNFPGAIFIVWHIAPAYPSVLPQILDRVCSLPVAHAIDKEAIKPGRVYVAPPDHHLLVESGYVRVTKGPKENRFRPSIDVLFRSAARSYGNQAIGVVLTGMLDDGASGLYAVKEQGGKAIVQDPFDALHASMPIQAMKAVEVDWCVPVAEMGALLIEMTNEAVEKKGGHLVSEQMDIEVKVAREDNAFESGIMKLGKLSPYTCPECHGMLLQLKEGNIIRFRCHTGHAYSLNSLLVEVTESIEASLWKTLRGIEESEMLMSHMAKHLGETNDSEMAERFLQKSEQANRRASLVRQAVMSHETLSQEKIINLDGYE; encoded by the coding sequence GTGATAAAGCCTGAGATCGTCGTCATTGGAGCATCGGCGGGAGGGATGGAAGCCCTGAAAAAGCTCCTTGCTCAACTCCCCTCCAATTTTCCGGGTGCTATTTTTATTGTCTGGCATATTGCCCCAGCGTATCCAAGTGTTTTGCCCCAAATTCTGGATCGGGTTTGCTCGCTGCCAGTCGCCCATGCAATTGACAAAGAGGCAATCAAACCGGGACGGGTTTATGTTGCTCCCCCTGATCACCATCTGCTTGTCGAATCGGGGTATGTCCGAGTCACGAAGGGCCCGAAAGAAAATCGCTTTCGTCCCTCGATTGACGTCTTATTCCGCTCCGCCGCTCGGAGCTATGGAAATCAAGCGATCGGGGTGGTTCTTACTGGAATGCTTGATGATGGGGCATCTGGGCTGTACGCAGTGAAGGAGCAAGGCGGGAAAGCGATTGTCCAAGACCCTTTTGATGCACTTCACGCCTCCATGCCTATCCAAGCGATGAAAGCGGTAGAGGTTGATTGGTGCGTCCCCGTCGCAGAAATGGGCGCTTTATTGATTGAGATGACAAACGAAGCCGTCGAGAAGAAAGGAGGACATCTGGTGTCTGAGCAGATGGACATTGAAGTCAAAGTAGCGCGGGAAGACAATGCTTTTGAGAGCGGCATCATGAAGCTTGGGAAGCTCTCTCCCTATACCTGTCCAGAGTGCCACGGGATGCTTCTGCAACTGAAAGAAGGCAACATTATCCGGTTCCGTTGCCATACAGGACATGCCTATTCCCTAAATTCTCTGCTTGTAGAAGTAACGGAGTCTATTGAAGCCTCACTTTGGAAAACACTTCGCGGGATCGAGGAGAGCGAAATGTTAATGAGCCACATGGCTAAACATCTGGGCGAAACGAACGATAGTGAGATGGCGGAACGCTTTTTGCAAAAATCCGAACAAGCAAATAGGCGAGCTAGCCTAGTTAGGCAGGCGGTGATGAGCCACGAAACGCTAAGTCAGGAGAAGATAATTAACCTGGATGGGTATGAGTAG
- a CDS encoding vitamin K epoxide reductase family protein gives MEPQQLSQELRKGQNPHMSRRRAIIGLSMLGGSMGQLVSLYQTGIISHLPDPPGQTLFDADRVDASNYAYSRFNSPDGPIMVLTYAITAWLAAAGGLDRARRNPLLPIAMGIKILIDVVTNLELAREEWSENKAFCEYCQVATVCSLTSLVLAAPEVIAATRALLGQGDKNTADDAQ, from the coding sequence ATGGAGCCACAACAACTAAGTCAGGAACTGCGGAAAGGACAAAACCCTCACATGAGCCGTCGCCGAGCGATTATCGGCTTGTCTATGCTAGGGGGTTCGATGGGACAGCTCGTTAGCCTATATCAGACCGGGATTATTAGCCATCTACCCGATCCTCCCGGACAAACGCTTTTCGATGCAGACCGCGTTGACGCATCTAACTATGCTTACAGCCGATTTAACTCACCCGATGGCCCGATAATGGTGCTTACTTACGCCATCACCGCTTGGCTGGCGGCTGCGGGTGGTCTCGATCGCGCTAGACGCAACCCGCTCTTACCCATTGCAATGGGTATCAAGATCCTGATTGACGTGGTGACTAATCTTGAGCTAGCTCGTGAAGAGTGGAGCGAGAACAAAGCCTTTTGCGAGTACTGCCAGGTGGCGACGGTTTGCTCGTTAACGTCTCTAGTGCTGGCAGCGCCTGAAGTGATTGCCGCTACTCGCGCCTTGCTGGGGCAGGGCGACAAGAACACCGCAGACGACGCACAGTAA
- a CDS encoding response regulator — protein MVSSQSQAKRILLVDDLEDNVSLLEEILAEEGYEIDSARNGKSALAKIEASPPDLVLMDAMMPGMDGYEVTRRIRENPQLPFIPILMITASESANIPQGLELGANDFIRKPIDFEELMARIKASLRLKSIVNPAQ, from the coding sequence ATGGTATCGTCTCAATCTCAAGCTAAACGCATTTTATTGGTAGATGATCTAGAGGATAATGTATCCCTCCTAGAGGAGATTTTGGCGGAAGAAGGGTATGAGATTGATAGCGCTAGAAATGGTAAGTCAGCGTTAGCCAAGATAGAAGCATCGCCACCGGATTTAGTGTTGATGGATGCCATGATGCCAGGAATGGATGGTTATGAAGTAACTCGGCGGATTCGGGAAAATCCGCAACTCCCTTTTATTCCGATTCTGATGATTACGGCAAGTGAGAGTGCTAATATCCCTCAAGGATTGGAGTTAGGAGCGAATGACTTCATTCGGAAGCCGATTGATTTTGAGGAGTTAATGGCAAGAATTAAAGCATCTTTGCGATTGAAAAGTATCGTTAATCCTGCTCAATAA
- a CDS encoding sensor histidine kinase → MDFSQLLVRKIDAIAKNWVEAVRLDRQISSTDDLPRSAIRNHIPDVLKAMATVLSRSQENDIQSIVQNSLHHGVLRAEQGFATTEIAREYRLLRQTIFSTLEADLLEGTVPEVMRTYNAIDATIDEAIAQCFKSYVEERLQELQQVQSQVELTNQELTRLVKANQDNLSQLAHELKNPLNSIIGYSELMLRSSRKNVEVQDNFPNLEHIERVLRNSRHLLRLINDTLEISRYSAGKIELHPELIDVRSLINNVVEMLEPLAAAKELQMVVDCDSASADSSAARAPEKVLTDALRLQQIVTNLLSNAIRYTETGSVQLTCQMLSDNRWSIAVSDTGIGIAPEDQARVFDPFFQAGTRDRMPDSTGLGLAIVAQLVNLMQGKIELVSQVGLGSTFTVILPLEVKTLESIS, encoded by the coding sequence ATGGATTTTAGCCAATTGCTTGTTAGAAAAATAGACGCGATCGCCAAAAACTGGGTTGAAGCAGTCCGCTTGGATAGGCAGATTTCCAGCACTGACGATTTACCCAGATCGGCGATCCGGAATCATATTCCTGATGTGCTAAAAGCGATGGCAACTGTACTTTCCCGCTCCCAAGAAAACGATATTCAGTCCATCGTCCAGAACAGTTTGCATCATGGTGTTCTGCGGGCTGAACAAGGTTTCGCTACCACTGAAATTGCGCGAGAGTATCGTCTACTGCGCCAGACGATCTTTTCCACTTTAGAGGCAGATTTACTAGAGGGTACGGTTCCGGAAGTGATGCGAACCTACAATGCAATTGACGCGACCATCGACGAAGCGATCGCCCAATGCTTCAAAAGTTATGTAGAGGAGCGATTGCAAGAACTACAGCAGGTGCAAAGTCAGGTAGAGTTAACCAATCAAGAACTCACTCGCTTGGTAAAAGCGAATCAGGATAATCTCTCTCAACTAGCCCACGAACTGAAAAATCCTCTGAATTCGATTATTGGCTACTCGGAGCTGATGTTACGCTCTTCACGAAAGAATGTTGAAGTTCAAGACAATTTCCCGAATCTGGAACACATTGAGCGCGTGCTACGCAATAGCAGGCACTTACTGCGCCTGATCAACGATACCCTGGAAATTTCCCGGTATTCAGCAGGGAAGATAGAACTGCACCCAGAACTAATAGATGTACGCTCTTTAATCAACAATGTAGTTGAAATGTTGGAGCCTTTGGCAGCAGCCAAAGAGCTACAAATGGTGGTTGATTGTGATTCGGCTAGTGCCGATAGTTCTGCTGCACGCGCTCCTGAAAAAGTGCTGACAGACGCCTTGCGATTGCAGCAAATTGTCACGAATCTTTTAAGCAACGCAATTCGCTACACAGAGACAGGAAGTGTCCAATTAACGTGTCAGATGTTATCTGATAACCGCTGGTCTATTGCGGTGAGCGACACTGGTATTGGCATTGCTCCTGAAGACCAGGCGCGGGTTTTTGACCCTTTCTTTCAAGCGGGAACTCGCGATCGCATGCCCGATAGCACTGGCTTAGGTTTAGCAATTGTCGCCCAACTGGTAAACCTAATGCAAGGCAAAATCGAGCTGGTATCCCAGGTTGGCCTTGGCTCCACCTTCACCGTCATCTTGCCCCTAGAAGTGAAAACCCTGGAATCAATTTCTTGA
- the phaA gene encoding acetyl-CoA acetyltransferase PhaA, with translation MQEAYIVSAVRTPLGRFGGALAGFSPVELGAHVMQAALDRAEVSGEALDLYIFGNVLRAGHGQSLPRQAAFKTGIPQTVNGYAVDMVCSSGMMSVMNAATAIRSGEAEIVLAGGMESMSQTGFFLSHRARWGYKTLLGAPEQLSDILLEDGLTDSTTTETMGEQAERLAAAYQVTRQDLDEVALYSQARAAIATENGWFNKEIAPIKIEGKKGLQLVDKDEGIRPETTLQSLAKLKPAFREDGVFTAGNSSQISDGAAALVLASKMAVERYNLKPLARILGGASIGGETWRFPEVPILAVNKLLDKLKMRIYDFDLFENNEAFALSSVLFNRKLGIPYEKLNVYGGAIALGHPIGASGARIIVTLLNALQERNGQMGLASVCHGTGGGTAIAIERLG, from the coding sequence ATGCAAGAAGCCTATATTGTCTCGGCAGTACGGACACCGCTCGGTCGGTTCGGAGGTGCGTTAGCGGGTTTTTCCCCAGTAGAATTAGGTGCCCACGTCATGCAAGCAGCGTTGGATCGGGCGGAAGTTTCGGGGGAAGCTTTAGACCTATATATCTTTGGTAATGTACTCAGGGCGGGACACGGGCAGTCTTTGCCCCGTCAGGCAGCTTTCAAAACCGGGATTCCCCAGACGGTGAATGGGTATGCAGTGGATATGGTGTGTTCGTCGGGAATGATGAGCGTGATGAACGCCGCCACGGCTATCCGTTCTGGCGAAGCGGAAATCGTACTGGCTGGCGGCATGGAATCGATGTCTCAGACAGGGTTTTTCCTGTCGCATCGAGCCAGATGGGGGTATAAGACGTTACTGGGTGCGCCAGAGCAACTCAGCGATATTTTACTTGAGGACGGTCTTACCGATTCCACGACCACCGAAACGATGGGAGAGCAAGCTGAGCGGCTGGCAGCAGCTTACCAAGTGACGCGGCAGGATTTGGACGAAGTAGCGCTATATTCACAAGCTAGGGCAGCGATCGCAACCGAGAACGGCTGGTTCAACAAGGAGATTGCACCCATAAAAATAGAGGGAAAAAAAGGTTTGCAACTCGTGGACAAAGATGAGGGGATTCGCCCCGAAACCACCTTGCAGAGCCTTGCCAAGCTAAAGCCTGCTTTTCGGGAAGATGGGGTGTTCACGGCTGGAAACAGCAGTCAGATATCCGATGGAGCCGCAGCTTTAGTTTTGGCAAGCAAAATGGCGGTAGAACGCTATAACCTCAAACCCTTAGCCCGTATCCTTGGGGGAGCGTCGATAGGTGGAGAAACTTGGCGCTTCCCAGAGGTTCCGATTCTGGCAGTCAACAAGCTTTTAGACAAGCTCAAGATGAGAATCTACGATTTTGACTTGTTCGAGAACAACGAGGCTTTTGCTCTAAGCAGCGTGCTGTTCAACCGCAAGCTGGGCATTCCTTACGAGAAGCTGAATGTCTATGGGGGAGCGATCGCGCTGGGGCATCCCATCGGTGCGTCGGGGGCGCGAATTATCGTCACCCTGCTCAACGCCTTACAGGAGCGAAATGGACAGATGGGACTGGCATCGGTGTGTCATGGAACTGGTGGCGGAACTGCGATCGCAATTGAGCGGCTTGGATAA
- a CDS encoding hemerythrin domain-containing protein, whose translation MVTTIDDTKRMAIGERLADLRAFQSLIISNDQKLIDACPYEDVRERLQNMLSDDQKNLGVIDTVIVQYGIQSEPSPATKIFIPQFEQMMSGDEFTYYQKLIHHELMKHGQAMSGIMIHKAAQVVGADIEVAIGPLNTVNFEGRAHQEQLKGMLEQVGVREMTGQDAHQGLWARVQDAVAALSGVAGSVVTQNTDKQDMNIQTLIRLDHEKVNTLFTEVGATKDPQKLQEYFGQIYKDLLTHAQAEEEVVYPKVRSFYGDDNTQELYDEQAQMKQMLDEIKAIDPANADHFRSKIKDLMEVVGDHIRQEEFTMFTAIDKNCSTEQKEQMATEFKAAKSKIQQEMSA comes from the coding sequence ATGGTTACAACAATAGACGATACAAAGCGGATGGCGATTGGCGAAAGATTGGCAGACCTGAGAGCCTTTCAAAGTTTAATCATCTCTAACGATCAAAAACTCATTGATGCCTGCCCTTATGAAGATGTTCGCGAACGTCTCCAGAATATGCTTTCTGATGACCAGAAAAATCTGGGCGTTATAGACACTGTAATCGTTCAATACGGCATTCAATCTGAACCGAGTCCTGCAACCAAGATATTTATTCCGCAGTTTGAGCAGATGATGTCCGGCGATGAGTTTACTTATTATCAGAAACTCATTCACCATGAACTGATGAAGCATGGTCAAGCCATGAGTGGAATCATGATCCACAAAGCCGCTCAGGTTGTAGGGGCGGATATTGAAGTGGCAATTGGGCCTCTGAATACTGTCAACTTCGAGGGTCGCGCTCACCAAGAACAACTCAAGGGGATGCTCGAACAGGTGGGAGTCCGCGAAATGACTGGTCAAGACGCGCATCAGGGACTCTGGGCAAGGGTGCAAGATGCAGTTGCCGCCCTATCGGGTGTAGCTGGCAGTGTGGTTACGCAAAACACTGACAAGCAAGATATGAATATCCAGACCCTTATCCGGCTGGATCACGAGAAAGTGAATACACTTTTTACTGAAGTTGGAGCGACGAAAGATCCTCAAAAGCTCCAAGAGTATTTCGGGCAAATCTACAAAGATTTATTAACACACGCTCAAGCAGAAGAAGAAGTAGTGTACCCGAAAGTACGCTCGTTCTACGGCGATGACAACACTCAAGAGCTTTACGACGAGCAAGCGCAAATGAAGCAGATGCTCGATGAAATTAAGGCGATTGACCCTGCTAATGCCGACCATTTCAGATCAAAAATTAAAGACCTAATGGAAGTGGTTGGCGACCACATTCGCCAAGAAGAATTTACGATGTTCACGGCAATTGACAAAAATTGTAGCACTGAGCAGAAAGAGCAAATGGCTACTGAATTTAAAGCCGCTAAGAGCAAGATTCAGCAAGAAATGTCAGCGTAA
- the phaB gene encoding acetoacetyl-CoA reductase PhaB has product MASLGLEDKVVLVTGGSRGIGAAIISLLEELGAKVAYTHRSATNGQHGAIAIQADVTDKAAMEAVAEQVEQKLGSIYGIVANAGITQDNFFPKLTTEDWDAVINTNLKGVYNTLMPVIPKMYERKEGSVVCISSISGERGNIGQTNYAATKAAVIGLTKSLALEAARYGVRVNAVSPGFIETDMVKSVPDKVKERIVSEIPLRRFGKPEEVAWAVAFLLSPSASSYVTGEVVRVNGAHHT; this is encoded by the coding sequence ATGGCATCTTTGGGACTGGAAGATAAAGTCGTCTTGGTAACGGGCGGTAGTAGAGGGATAGGAGCCGCTATCATCAGTCTCTTGGAGGAGCTGGGAGCTAAGGTAGCTTACACCCACCGCAGTGCTACCAATGGTCAGCATGGAGCGATCGCAATCCAAGCTGATGTAACCGACAAAGCAGCGATGGAAGCAGTAGCAGAACAGGTTGAACAGAAACTAGGGTCAATTTACGGGATTGTGGCGAATGCTGGGATTACCCAAGACAACTTTTTTCCCAAATTGACAACCGAAGACTGGGATGCCGTAATTAACACTAACTTGAAAGGCGTTTACAACACCTTGATGCCCGTTATCCCCAAAATGTACGAGCGGAAAGAAGGCTCTGTGGTTTGCATCAGCTCGATTTCGGGTGAACGGGGAAACATCGGTCAAACTAACTATGCCGCAACCAAGGCGGCTGTGATTGGTTTAACCAAGTCCCTCGCTTTAGAGGCGGCTCGTTATGGGGTACGAGTCAACGCTGTATCACCGGGATTTATTGAGACTGATATGGTTAAGTCGGTGCCAGATAAGGTGAAAGAGCGCATTGTGTCCGAGATTCCGCTTCGTCGCTTCGGTAAACCGGAGGAAGTTGCTTGGGCAGTTGCATTCCTGCTTTCACCGAGCGCAAGCAGCTACGTCACTGGCGAAGTTGTGAGAGTCAACGGCGCTCATCACACTTAA